Proteins found in one Agaribacterium sp. ZY112 genomic segment:
- a CDS encoding LacI family DNA-binding transcriptional regulator, with product MPAQQHWTLAMASIKDVARLAEVSTATVSRYINDPELVKKGTREKVQAAIKATGYSLNTLARNFRRGKSGIIFVVLPSIGDPFFSGVMSGLMKAAKQHKYSIVIREAKLDSLSAEQYNDMIISKQADGIILLASVYPFSDNFAKEQACDQPIVLGCESVSSELNSFPNVRIDNYAAAKDATEHLITLGHKRVAFIYGDKSSTLTQDRERGFRDAMQEAGLQVPNYYLEEGGLSIGGARLATTRLLAQVEKPTAIFCANDEMAIGCMHEVKTAKLRIPEDISIIGFDDIRYAEVQDPPLTTIAQPTELIGKRVLLRLIDAIEGKDTAAKTEIIPHQLIMRKSTAKATS from the coding sequence ATGCCAGCTCAGCAGCACTGGACCTTAGCTATGGCTTCAATTAAAGACGTTGCACGACTTGCAGAAGTATCAACTGCGACGGTATCTCGTTATATCAATGACCCAGAGCTTGTCAAAAAAGGCACACGAGAGAAAGTCCAAGCAGCCATTAAAGCAACAGGCTATTCATTAAACACCCTTGCCCGGAATTTTCGCCGAGGCAAATCTGGCATTATCTTTGTTGTTTTACCTTCTATTGGCGACCCATTTTTTTCAGGGGTGATGTCTGGGTTAATGAAAGCAGCCAAGCAGCACAAGTACAGTATTGTCATCCGCGAAGCAAAGCTAGATTCTCTTAGCGCTGAGCAATATAACGATATGATTATCTCTAAACAGGCCGATGGTATTATCCTACTTGCCAGTGTCTATCCCTTTAGTGATAACTTTGCTAAAGAACAAGCCTGCGACCAACCCATTGTCTTAGGGTGTGAAAGTGTTAGCTCTGAACTCAATAGCTTTCCTAATGTTCGTATTGACAACTACGCTGCCGCTAAAGACGCAACCGAACACTTAATAACACTAGGACACAAAAGAGTTGCATTTATCTATGGTGATAAATCATCAACGCTGACTCAGGATAGAGAGCGCGGTTTTAGAGACGCAATGCAAGAAGCTGGCCTTCAGGTGCCCAATTACTATCTGGAAGAAGGTGGGCTAAGCATAGGCGGTGCACGCTTAGCGACAACTCGATTATTAGCCCAAGTTGAAAAACCCACTGCTATTTTTTGTGCAAATGATGAAATGGCCATTGGCTGTATGCATGAAGTCAAAACAGCAAAACTGCGTATCCCTGAAGATATTTCTATCATCGGCTTTGATGATATCCGCTATGCCGAAGTGCAAGATCCGCCCCTAACCACCATTGCTCAACCGACTGAATTGATAGGTAAACGAGTGCTTTTGCGCTTAATTGATGCCATTGAAGGTAAAGATACGGCGGCTAAAACTGAGATTATTCCCCACCAGCTAATTATGCGGAAGTCGACAGCCAAAGCGACTTCTTAA
- a CDS encoding CBS domain-containing protein — MKKHIITCRDVMNQRFELVDGLMTVADALAIMKANNYKKVIIKKRNSHDEFGQVQLSDIAKEVIAVDRNPDRVNLYEIMAKPVISVRPEMDIKYCARLFNRFGLSSAPVIENEEVIGVCSYNDIVLSWLDYLESADD; from the coding sequence ATGAAAAAACACATCATTACCTGCCGTGACGTCATGAACCAACGCTTTGAATTGGTTGATGGTTTGATGACTGTCGCCGACGCACTGGCGATTATGAAGGCCAATAACTATAAAAAAGTCATCATTAAAAAGCGCAACAGTCACGATGAATTCGGTCAGGTTCAGCTCAGTGATATAGCCAAAGAAGTCATTGCCGTAGACCGCAACCCAGACCGCGTGAATCTTTACGAGATTATGGCCAAACCCGTTATTAGCGTACGCCCCGAGATGGATATTAAATACTGCGCACGTTTATTTAATCGCTTTGGTTTGAGCTCAGCTCCGGTCATAGAGAATGAAGAAGTCATTGGTGTGTGCAGTTATAACGACATTGTACTTAGCTGGTTAGATTACCTTGAATCAGCCGATGACTAA
- a CDS encoding P-II family nitrogen regulator, which translates to MRFKLIIAFVEDDRTDAVLEAARDAGATGSTIINNARGEGLNKKRTFFGLSLETQRDVLLFLVEEHLSRHILETIEQAGGFEANSSAGIAIQIDVEDAVGVSHQIEELSSKIEDEL; encoded by the coding sequence ATGCGCTTTAAACTAATCATTGCTTTTGTTGAAGATGACCGCACCGATGCGGTCCTCGAAGCAGCACGTGATGCAGGTGCAACCGGATCCACTATTATCAACAACGCACGTGGAGAAGGTTTAAACAAGAAACGTACCTTCTTTGGTTTAAGCCTTGAAACCCAGCGTGACGTGTTGCTGTTCTTAGTAGAGGAACACTTAAGCAGACACATACTTGAAACCATCGAACAAGCAGGCGGTTTTGAGGCAAATTCAAGCGCCGGCATTGCGATTCAAATTGACGTAGAAGATGCCGTTGGGGTTAGTCATCAGATAGAGGAACTCTCAAGCAAAATTGAGGACGAGCTATGA
- a CDS encoding DUF1538 domain-containing protein translates to MMGWLTHLCSTLLTTVIDVLPIAAIIFGFQLFVIRRPLPAPERILTGFALVIVGLSFFLLGLEQALFPVGRSMATQLIELGERSGGFLWVYLFAFAIGASTTIAEPSLIAVAIKANQVSGGAIGVWGLRLAVALGVAIGISLGAWRIVSGYPIHWFIIAGYIVVVIQTTLAPKLIIPLAYDSGGVTTSTVTVPLVAALGLGLAENIEGRSALIDGFGLIAFASLFPMITVMAYAQIAQWRGQHKSDSTQEDQDDAL, encoded by the coding sequence ATGATGGGATGGCTTACTCATTTATGTTCGACTCTGCTGACCACAGTGATCGATGTCTTACCTATCGCGGCGATCATTTTTGGTTTTCAACTTTTTGTTATTCGCAGACCCTTGCCCGCACCAGAGCGTATTCTTACAGGCTTTGCATTAGTAATAGTCGGTTTAAGCTTTTTTCTGCTCGGTTTAGAACAAGCCTTGTTTCCTGTTGGACGCTCGATGGCAACCCAACTGATAGAGCTGGGAGAACGTAGCGGTGGATTTTTATGGGTCTATTTATTTGCCTTTGCCATTGGTGCCAGCACCACTATTGCAGAACCTTCTTTAATTGCCGTAGCGATTAAAGCCAACCAAGTCAGTGGTGGTGCTATTGGTGTTTGGGGCCTGCGCCTTGCTGTGGCGTTAGGTGTTGCCATAGGTATTAGCCTAGGAGCTTGGCGTATTGTCTCAGGCTACCCCATACATTGGTTTATTATTGCCGGTTACATTGTGGTAGTGATACAAACCACGCTCGCTCCCAAGCTGATTATTCCACTTGCTTATGACAGTGGCGGTGTGACTACATCAACCGTAACAGTTCCCTTAGTAGCGGCTCTCGGCCTCGGTCTTGCGGAAAACATTGAAGGCCGCAGCGCTCTGATTGATGGCTTTGGTCTAATTGCCTTCGCCTCGTTATTTCCAATGATCACCGTTATGGCTTACGCACAAATTGCCCAATGGCGCGGCCAACATAAATCTGATTCAACACAAGAGGACCAAGACGATGCGCTTTAA
- a CDS encoding DUF1538 family protein, which yields MKLLFESFVSSLRDLAPIIAVIVFFQLVVLQQMLPDVASVLGGILMVAIGLSLFIRGLEMGLFPIGESMAYAFAKKGSAFWLLAFAFCLGFGTTVAEPALIAVAKEASEVAAAGGAIATSAEAKRAYAQGLRYTVAFSVGLAIVIGVWRIIKGWPIQYFIIGGYVLVICLTFFAPAEIIGIAYDSGGVTTSTITVPLVTALGVGLASSIKGRNPMVDGFGLIAFASLTPMMFVMIYGMVLHS from the coding sequence ATGAAATTACTTTTTGAATCCTTTGTCAGCAGCTTGCGTGACTTAGCGCCAATTATTGCTGTCATTGTTTTTTTTCAGCTTGTTGTGCTGCAACAAATGCTGCCTGATGTCGCTTCCGTGCTCGGCGGCATTCTAATGGTTGCGATTGGCTTAAGCCTGTTTATTCGTGGCTTGGAGATGGGCTTATTCCCCATCGGTGAAAGCATGGCTTATGCCTTTGCGAAAAAAGGTAGCGCATTTTGGCTGTTAGCATTTGCCTTTTGCTTAGGCTTTGGCACCACGGTTGCCGAACCTGCGCTTATCGCTGTTGCGAAAGAGGCCTCTGAAGTTGCTGCCGCCGGAGGCGCTATTGCAACAAGCGCTGAAGCCAAGCGCGCTTATGCCCAAGGCCTGCGCTACACCGTCGCTTTTAGTGTGGGCCTAGCCATCGTTATTGGTGTTTGGCGTATTATTAAAGGCTGGCCAATTCAGTACTTTATTATTGGTGGTTATGTACTCGTTATTTGTCTCACTTTTTTTGCTCCGGCAGAAATTATCGGTATTGCTTATGACAGCGGCGGGGTTACCACCTCAACAATAACGGTACCACTTGTTACTGCGCTGGGTGTTGGTTTGGCTTCATCAATTAAAGGGCGCAACCCCATGGTTGATGGCTTTGGCCTAATCGCCTTCGCCTCATTAACACCAATGATGTTTGTCATGATTTACGGCATGGTATTACACTCATGA
- a CDS encoding TolB family protein — protein sequence MKLPVIHLKFVLLLVFSLCVGSCGGGSAKGEGGSSSSSGSSSSSSSSSSSSSGSSSSSSSSSSSSSGSSSSSSSSSSSSSGSSSSSSSSSSSSSGSSSSSSSSSSSSSGSSSSSSSSSSSSSGSSSSSSSSSSGSPDPVVALHEPLVSREAFNGFFPGELHSDGILSLRGIYSAKSARQYMLWDPGSDELEFYPESFISNTKPKYAHSLRGVFSLSEDRELYLTTATEHRRISEEHSVVEYWLSDDHSKLLFLTQSSPELVNTPEGSVVHRGGILYVLDLDAYSITQLSPNNARQTILKDGELSWPKPNKTRPVFLPNGQRVIYAVYIENEQRIELRSANVDGTESVVLHSSLSTEPVSRWYELEHTFVFKVSPDSSRVVYMIRDGDKAELYSIQPTGIGNVKISGDIVDGGSVSSGEQFTADISPNSAHVIFKANAEDVDREDLYSVSITGGDRFQLNPNFSVTHQAPILAEGNNVFYAVNENGFISLYATNIDERERVLLNGSVDLTIIKDQTLNFDESLLVYLGYDETHSYGIFASNTDGAGTIKASGVLPDNERISADPSYLPLFYLSQHGNVAAFNVKDSISHDQRVYVVNLDGTGRALIGPHNPESTFTTNRIIGVSNEKVFFSSDAFDGRYSNKLYEYTIATDTLEKVSDNFGDYISEDVTGSFLLSEDGLNSAFYTGGSAYQEVAVLTHSPENACRTEVDEGGSLVDLKANFFMGGNAEYVYYTTWLRDAADILTRVKLSDCSSEVISADFPELPMRVKPSRNGEKLVVVGKNGGIFSVDSDGGNPVGFNLDRTSGGVQSSNVGAMAINAGSSHVIYLSNEAGDGGYQLYASPIDSSNSVQVSMGGLRGSTFSFKPLITSDASWIVYAAVQDNDYLELYKVKPDGSENTKINGELVADSEVQAEIVQSDYFTSTAITDNGEFVVYMQIDSENTSQLYSSVLDSDAAPVKVTTLFSSGAGIKINKGAQGPMFTQASGSAFTLLSNSDRAIYMARSSSEGVYELFISQINGEGSIKLSHSIGGTEELKDYSLSPDESTALYTTYDSLDYRYNYYVASLEGGDTRKLIDAGSSSEAHFIDDTRILLFAEIDGVKGFYTVSVSTGDTALLYEVPDSRSVELERVTQTRAFLKGDIRQLGVIEMFEMAIP from the coding sequence ATGAAGTTACCTGTGATTCATCTGAAGTTTGTTTTACTTTTAGTGTTTAGCTTGTGTGTAGGCTCCTGTGGTGGAGGTAGCGCTAAAGGTGAGGGGGGAAGCTCCAGTTCGTCGGGTTCTAGTAGTAGCTCATCCAGTTCTAGCTCAAGTTCATCGGGTTCTAGTAGTAGCTCATCCAGTTCTAGCTCAAGTTCATCGGGTTCTAGTAGTAGCTCATCCAGTTCTAGCTCAAGTTCATCGGGTTCTAGTAGTAGCTCATCCAGTTCTAGCTCAAGTTCATCGGGTTCTAGTAGTAGCTCATCCAGTTCTAGCTCAAGTTCATCGGGTTCTAGTAGTAGCTCATCCAGTTCTAGCTCAAGTTCATCGGGCTCTAGTAGTAGCTCATCCAGTTCTAGCTCCGGCTCACCTGATCCTGTAGTTGCTTTGCATGAGCCTTTGGTCTCTCGTGAGGCGTTTAATGGATTTTTTCCAGGGGAGCTTCATTCGGATGGCATACTGTCTTTGCGCGGTATATATAGCGCAAAGAGTGCTAGACAATACATGCTTTGGGATCCAGGGTCAGATGAACTGGAATTTTATCCAGAATCGTTTATATCCAATACTAAACCGAAATACGCTCATAGTTTAAGGGGCGTTTTTTCTCTAAGCGAAGATAGAGAGCTCTATCTAACTACTGCCACAGAACATAGAAGAATAAGCGAAGAGCATAGCGTTGTTGAATATTGGCTTTCTGATGATCATAGCAAACTGTTATTTTTAACTCAGTCGTCACCAGAATTAGTTAATACGCCGGAGGGAAGTGTCGTACATAGGGGGGGCATATTGTATGTGCTTGACCTAGATGCATATAGCATTACTCAGTTAAGCCCTAATAACGCTCGTCAAACAATCTTAAAAGATGGCGAGCTTAGCTGGCCGAAGCCAAATAAAACTCGGCCGGTATTTTTACCCAACGGTCAACGGGTTATTTATGCCGTATATATTGAGAATGAGCAGCGTATTGAACTACGTTCGGCCAATGTTGATGGTACTGAAAGTGTCGTATTGCATTCCAGCCTTTCAACAGAGCCTGTTTCTAGGTGGTACGAGTTGGAGCATACTTTTGTCTTTAAAGTATCACCGGATTCTTCTCGAGTTGTATATATGATAAGGGATGGGGATAAAGCGGAGCTCTATTCCATTCAACCGACCGGTATCGGTAATGTGAAAATTAGCGGCGATATTGTTGATGGGGGTTCTGTTTCAAGTGGGGAGCAATTTACAGCAGATATCAGCCCAAATAGTGCTCATGTGATTTTTAAGGCAAATGCGGAAGACGTTGATCGAGAAGACTTATATAGTGTTTCTATTACGGGTGGAGATCGCTTCCAGCTTAATCCAAATTTTTCGGTAACACATCAGGCGCCAATTCTTGCAGAGGGCAATAACGTTTTTTATGCTGTAAATGAAAATGGGTTTATATCTCTCTATGCTACAAATATTGATGAAAGGGAAAGGGTCTTACTTAATGGCTCTGTGGATCTTACTATAATTAAAGATCAAACCTTAAACTTTGATGAAAGCCTATTAGTATATTTAGGCTATGATGAAACTCATTCATACGGAATTTTTGCATCAAATACAGATGGGGCCGGCACTATAAAGGCTTCTGGTGTTTTGCCGGATAACGAAAGAATTAGTGCTGACCCTAGTTACCTTCCTTTATTTTATTTAAGTCAGCATGGCAATGTTGCTGCATTTAATGTTAAAGATAGTATCAGTCATGATCAGAGGGTGTATGTAGTAAATTTGGATGGAACTGGTAGGGCTTTGATAGGGCCTCATAATCCAGAATCGACCTTCACAACTAACAGAATAATAGGTGTAAGTAATGAAAAAGTGTTTTTTAGTTCTGATGCTTTTGACGGAAGGTATAGTAATAAATTATACGAGTACACCATTGCTACTGATACCTTAGAGAAGGTAAGCGATAATTTTGGCGATTATATTTCAGAAGATGTAACGGGCTCATTTTTATTGAGTGAGGACGGTTTAAACTCTGCGTTCTATACGGGAGGATCAGCTTATCAGGAGGTGGCTGTTCTTACCCACTCACCAGAAAACGCATGTCGAACTGAGGTGGATGAAGGTGGATCACTTGTAGATCTAAAAGCAAACTTCTTTATGGGGGGAAATGCTGAGTACGTCTATTACACTACTTGGTTAAGAGATGCTGCCGATATTCTTACGCGTGTAAAACTAAGTGATTGTAGTTCTGAAGTAATAAGTGCAGATTTTCCTGAGCTTCCTATGAGAGTTAAACCTTCTCGAAATGGAGAAAAGCTAGTTGTCGTGGGGAAAAATGGCGGTATTTTCAGTGTTGATTCTGATGGTGGCAACCCGGTAGGTTTTAACCTTGACAGAACTAGTGGAGGTGTACAGAGTTCCAATGTCGGTGCAATGGCCATTAATGCGGGTTCCAGCCATGTAATATACTTATCTAATGAAGCGGGAGACGGAGGGTATCAATTATATGCGTCACCGATTGATAGCTCAAATTCCGTTCAGGTTTCTATGGGGGGCTTGAGAGGTTCTACTTTCTCTTTTAAACCATTGATTACTTCAGATGCTAGCTGGATTGTTTATGCGGCCGTGCAAGATAATGATTATTTAGAACTCTATAAAGTAAAGCCTGATGGTAGTGAAAATACAAAAATAAATGGTGAACTTGTAGCTGATAGTGAAGTACAAGCAGAAATTGTTCAAAGCGATTATTTTACTTCTACGGCCATCACTGACAATGGAGAGTTTGTGGTATACATGCAGATAGACTCGGAAAATACTTCGCAGTTATATTCTTCTGTTTTAGATTCTGATGCAGCCCCAGTGAAAGTAACAACACTATTTTCGAGTGGTGCAGGAATCAAAATAAATAAAGGCGCTCAGGGGCCAATGTTTACTCAAGCTTCTGGTTCCGCATTTACCCTTCTATCTAACTCTGATCGTGCTATATATATGGCAAGAAGCAGTAGCGAAGGTGTGTATGAGTTGTTTATATCCCAGATAAATGGAGAGGGCTCTATAAAACTAAGTCATTCCATAGGTGGTACAGAAGAGCTAAAAGACTACTCACTTTCTCCTGATGAATCTACAGCCTTATACACTACCTATGACTCTTTGGATTATCGTTATAACTATTATGTGGCGAGCTTGGAGGGGGGGGATACTAGAAAGCTCATTGACGCAGGTTCTAGTTCGGAAGCGCACTTTATCGATGACACACGCATACTCCTGTTTGCTGAAATCGATGGTGTAAAAGGGTTCTATACTGTTTCCGTCTCTACAGGTGACACAGCTTTACTCTACGAAGTACCAGATAGTCGCTCTGTTGAACTTGAGCGAGTTACGCAAACAAGGGCTTTCTTGAAGGGAGATATACGTCAATTAGGTGTGATTGAAATGTTCGAGATGGCTATACCATAA
- a CDS encoding PleD family two-component system response regulator, which produces MSKLKITVIDDSAEDIHLLLSILKDDYQINAAKSAKQAFELFKQQKPDVVLLDVNMPDMDGYEACKIIKEDPELNSIDVIFLSANDSTDEIIRGLELGALDYIVKPYDSELLLQKVRSATSRVKSTHQLKEQADQANQIVYTMLSESAGLSTTINYFRNCFSANDLNDLMKATLSAFNDINLNAALYFHIGNQRLAFTSNGDPTMLEQELLERFSAYEQPFFEQGERMFVVQEHLVLLIKNMPTDNEKRGSLKDHLMTLLEGCRAKLELFKKLNESSSKKLTQIYKAIDEAQSVLANLQSKQEEHKKVSLSILDEMVAEVEKSFFSMGLTDTQEHTLLTILSETGTRSLEHMESGLKLDEHIKQCVLNLSKAAADALR; this is translated from the coding sequence ATGAGCAAATTAAAAATAACCGTCATCGACGACAGCGCCGAAGATATACACCTTCTGCTCAGCATTCTTAAGGACGACTACCAAATTAACGCCGCTAAAAGTGCAAAACAGGCGTTTGAATTGTTTAAACAGCAAAAGCCCGATGTCGTTCTGCTGGATGTCAACATGCCCGACATGGATGGCTACGAGGCCTGCAAGATTATTAAGGAAGACCCCGAGCTTAACAGCATTGATGTGATCTTTTTATCGGCCAATGACAGCACCGATGAAATCATTCGCGGCTTAGAACTCGGCGCCCTCGACTACATAGTCAAGCCCTACGACAGTGAGCTTTTATTACAAAAAGTACGCAGCGCAACCTCACGCGTAAAAAGCACCCATCAACTTAAAGAACAAGCCGACCAAGCCAACCAAATTGTCTACACCATGCTCAGCGAGAGTGCGGGCCTGAGCACCACCATCAACTATTTTAGAAACTGTTTTTCTGCCAACGACCTAAATGACCTAATGAAAGCCACGCTCAGCGCTTTTAACGACATTAACCTCAATGCCGCTCTGTATTTTCATATAGGCAACCAGCGCCTAGCCTTCACCAGCAATGGCGACCCAACGATGTTGGAGCAAGAACTACTAGAGCGTTTTAGTGCTTATGAGCAGCCCTTCTTTGAGCAGGGCGAGCGCATGTTTGTTGTGCAAGAACACCTTGTACTACTTATTAAAAATATGCCTACAGACAATGAAAAACGCGGCTCACTCAAGGATCATTTAATGACTTTGTTAGAAGGCTGTCGAGCTAAATTGGAGCTTTTTAAAAAACTTAATGAAAGTTCCAGTAAAAAGCTCACACAAATTTATAAGGCCATAGACGAAGCCCAAAGCGTATTGGCCAATCTACAAAGTAAACAAGAAGAACATAAGAAAGTCAGCCTCAGCATCTTAGATGAGATGGTTGCAGAAGTAGAAAAAAGCTTTTTTAGCATGGGGCTTACCGATACCCAAGAACACACCTTATTAACTATCTTATCCGAAACCGGCACCCGCTCACTTGAACACATGGAAAGTGGCCTCAAGCTTGATGAACACATTAAACAGTGTGTGCTCAACCTATCAAAAGCAGCCGCCGACGCCTTGCGCTAA
- a CDS encoding ATP-binding protein — MSSELEKQLAQALKRCQQLETQLEQNTLELGKAKLAQEKLADSLEAQVQARTQELEETRDEALASAKTKSLFLANMSHEIRTPMNGVLGMLRALQNCQDETKSKKLINTAMESGELLVSIINNILEFSKLDSIELELENAEFNLYTSLEDVVHSFASNAHVKGLDIISALDPNLPMRVKGDVTRIKQVVGNLINNAIKFTEQGEVTIGAQLNDDKSIRIFVNDTGIGLNEQQQQRIFKAFGQADSSTTRQYGGTGLGLSISAKLVRQFGSRIEIKSQPKQGSTFYFDLPIEFIDKTSFCSLYGKYLHKSIIVFVSLSVGRRAFYQRCFTMLGCQDFMVLNSLAELKLRPGLVAHHHLILLDHDDMTALDKCLAELNNIKLTNINVVNISRYQDNEQSDKRQLKHLCKPVCHNELYQCLTGKQIEFKEQEKLHYSFIGKRLLVIDDNYVNLQVAKELFESVGFQVEIGISGLDALEMVQHLDVDVVMMDIQMPHMDGLSAAKAIRALGSEYQQLPIVAMTAHVMQEDRKKSFDAGMNAHLTKPIEPDKAMSELAQLLKVEAIEHSEHDHSHNESTSLPELDGFNLEDAVKRLRGNWDRLKKLLISFINNNTDADERMQTFLEQAQWEDAERLAHQLKGSGANLGADTLSLCAGHIEQDLKDKNPEAAKQRLDTFREEILKLKQAQTILLYDSMNETQAPSCPLNDNSGPMIRLLEDIEKHLQFDLAKAMSGIETLVGQCKNTPYQGFTEELSRAFDNFDNDKVLQLIKEKRAQLQ, encoded by the coding sequence GTGAGCAGCGAGCTAGAAAAGCAACTCGCGCAGGCACTTAAAAGGTGCCAACAACTCGAAACCCAGTTGGAGCAGAATACGCTCGAATTGGGTAAGGCTAAGCTCGCCCAAGAGAAACTAGCCGACTCCTTAGAGGCTCAAGTACAAGCGCGCACTCAAGAGCTTGAAGAGACCCGTGACGAAGCCTTGGCCAGCGCCAAAACCAAAAGCCTGTTCCTAGCGAACATGAGCCACGAGATACGCACGCCAATGAACGGGGTGCTTGGCATGCTTCGAGCTCTACAAAACTGTCAGGACGAAACAAAAAGTAAGAAGTTAATTAATACCGCCATGGAAAGCGGCGAGTTACTTGTTTCTATCATCAACAATATTCTTGAGTTTTCTAAGCTCGATAGTATTGAACTAGAACTAGAGAACGCCGAGTTCAACCTCTATACATCACTGGAAGATGTCGTACACAGCTTTGCCTCCAATGCGCACGTCAAAGGCCTCGATATTATCTCCGCCTTGGACCCCAACCTGCCCATGCGAGTGAAAGGTGATGTCACACGCATTAAGCAAGTGGTAGGCAACCTAATCAATAACGCCATCAAATTTACTGAGCAAGGCGAAGTCACTATTGGTGCTCAACTCAATGATGACAAAAGCATCCGTATTTTTGTAAACGACACCGGCATTGGTCTAAATGAGCAGCAGCAACAACGTATTTTTAAAGCTTTTGGCCAAGCTGATAGTTCAACCACACGCCAATATGGCGGCACCGGCCTAGGTTTAAGCATCAGCGCTAAACTTGTACGCCAGTTCGGCTCACGCATAGAGATAAAATCCCAACCTAAGCAAGGCTCCACGTTTTATTTTGACCTCCCCATAGAGTTCATTGATAAAACCAGTTTTTGCTCACTGTATGGCAAATACCTACACAAGAGCATCATCGTTTTTGTCAGCCTCAGTGTCGGGCGCCGAGCCTTCTACCAACGCTGCTTTACCATGCTTGGCTGCCAAGACTTTATGGTACTGAATTCACTGGCAGAGCTTAAGCTACGGCCCGGACTTGTTGCACATCACCATCTAATATTACTCGATCATGATGATATGACGGCATTGGATAAATGCCTCGCTGAACTTAATAACATCAAGCTCACTAATATCAATGTCGTCAATATAAGCCGCTACCAAGACAATGAACAAAGTGACAAGCGCCAACTGAAACACCTCTGCAAGCCCGTTTGCCATAACGAGCTTTACCAGTGTTTAACCGGCAAGCAAATTGAATTCAAAGAGCAAGAAAAACTTCACTACAGTTTTATTGGAAAGCGCTTACTTGTGATTGACGATAATTACGTCAACCTGCAAGTCGCAAAAGAGCTGTTTGAAAGTGTTGGTTTTCAGGTAGAAATAGGTATTAGCGGCCTAGATGCATTAGAGATGGTTCAACACCTAGACGTTGATGTTGTGATGATGGACATTCAAATGCCACATATGGACGGTTTAAGCGCAGCCAAAGCCATTCGAGCTTTAGGCAGCGAATACCAACAATTGCCCATCGTCGCTATGACCGCCCACGTCATGCAAGAAGACCGCAAAAAAAGTTTTGACGCCGGCATGAACGCCCACCTCACCAAACCCATAGAGCCAGATAAAGCCATGAGTGAACTCGCCCAACTATTAAAGGTAGAAGCCATAGAACACAGTGAGCACGACCACAGTCACAATGAAAGCACAAGCCTACCGGAACTCGACGGTTTTAATTTAGAAGATGCCGTTAAGCGTTTACGAGGAAATTGGGACAGGCTTAAAAAACTGCTGATATCGTTCATTAACAACAACACCGATGCTGATGAGCGCATGCAAACCTTTCTTGAACAAGCGCAGTGGGAAGACGCCGAACGCTTAGCTCATCAACTTAAAGGCTCTGGAGCCAATTTAGGTGCCGACACACTCAGCCTATGTGCTGGCCATATAGAGCAAGATCTTAAGGATAAAAACCCAGAGGCGGCCAAACAACGACTCGACACATTCAGAGAAGAAATTCTAAAACTTAAACAAGCACAAACTATACTGCTTTATGACAGCATGAATGAAACTCAAGCGCCCTCGTGTCCACTAAACGACAATAGCGGCCCCATGATTAGGTTGCTTGAAGATATAGAGAAACACCTACAGTTTGATCTAGCCAAGGCCATGAGTGGTATAGAAACCTTAGTTGGACAATGTAAAAACACACCGTATCAGGGTTTTACAGAAGAGCTAAGCCGCGCTTTTGATAACTTCGACAATGACAAAGTCCTGCAATTAATTAAGGAAAAACGAGCTCAACTTCAGTGA